One part of the Dioscorea cayenensis subsp. rotundata cultivar TDr96_F1 chromosome 2, TDr96_F1_v2_PseudoChromosome.rev07_lg8_w22 25.fasta, whole genome shotgun sequence genome encodes these proteins:
- the LOC120275201 gene encoding MDIS1-interacting receptor like kinase 2-like produces MELQELNLSHNELVGPIPSSLMTSLISLDLSYNSLEGPVPESHFFQVAPLVWFTHNKGLYGQVHGLPLCHQSWSASKGDEEKQHKIIILGVSLIFGILFILFLIIGICTLLYYKKKRSTINDASEEFDGHFFSIWRVSDGKEAYKEIIRATENFNEKYHIGTGACSIVYKATLSSGVTLAIKKIQKEEVQMNEEAFENEIQALTEIRHRNIVRFYGFCSTNKFNFLAYEYMVRGSLCTNLRSEQGAMELDWIKRVSIVRDIAQALSYLHHDCNLPIVHRDITSNNILLDEEYKACVADFGISRLLKSNSSHWSFLAGTYRYMAPELSYVMRVTEKCDVYSFGIIALEIIHGTHPVDLLNNLSLSMLVKDMLDPRLPLHVADKVTTNQVLAVILTAMQCINTDPQSRPTIELGSQ; encoded by the exons ATGGAGTTGCAAGAGTTGAACTTATCACATAATGAATTGGTTGGTCCAATTCCATCTTCTTTAATGACAAGCTTGATATCATTGGATTTATCTTATAATTCTCTGGAAGGTCCAGTTCCAGAGAGCCATTTCTTTCAAGTAGCTCCTCTTGTGTGGTTTACCCACAATAAAGGTTTATATGGCCAAGTGCATGGTTTACCTTTGTGTCATCAATCTTGGTCAGCAAGTAAAGGTGATGAAGAGAAGCAACATAAAATCATTATCTTAGgtgtttctttgatatttggcattttatttatcttatttttgataattggaATATGCACATTgctttattataagaaaaaaagatcCACTATAAATGACGCAAGTGAAGAATTTGATGGACATTTCTTCTCCATTTGGAGAGTTAGTGATGGCAAAGAAGCATATAAAGAGATCATTAGAGCAAcagaaaattttaatgaaaagtaTCATATTGGTACCGGAGCTTGTAGTATAGTCTATAAAGCCACACTATCATCAGGAGTGACACTTGCtatcaagaaaattcaaaaagaagaagTCCAAATGAATGAGGAAGCTTtcgaaaatgaaatacaagcatTAACTGAAATTCGGCATCGGAATATTGTGAGGTTTTATGGTTTCTGCTCTACAAATAAATTCAACTTTCTTGCATATGAGTATATGGTGAGAGGAAGCCTGTGCACCAATCTTAGATCTGAACAGGGAGCAATGGAGTTGGATTGGATCAAGAGAGTCAGCATTGTACGAGACATTGCTCAAGCTTTATCTTACTTGCATCATGATTGTAATCTACCTATTGTTCATCGAGATATAACGAGCAACAACATTCTTTTGGATGAAGAGTACAAGGCTTGTGTTGCGGACTTTGGTATTTCTCGACTGCTAAAATCTAATTCTTCACATTGGAGTTTCCTTGCAGGCACATACAGATACATGGCACCAG AGCTTTCCTATGTAATGAGAGTGACTGAAAAATGTGATGTATATAGTTTCGGAATTATAGCTCTTGAAATCATACACGGAACGCATCCTGTGGATCTCCTAAACAACTTATCATTAAGTATGCTAGTGAAAGATATGCTAGATCCACGTCTCCCCCTTCATGTAGCTGATAAAGTGACCACAAACCAAGTGCTTGCAGTGATTTTAACAGCAATGCAGTGCATCAATACTGATCCACAGTCTCGCCCTACAATAGAACTAGGATCTCAATGA